The Cydia amplana chromosome 23, ilCydAmpl1.1, whole genome shotgun sequence genome includes a region encoding these proteins:
- the LOC134658632 gene encoding uncharacterized protein LOC134658632 — MKFAILAALVALAVAAPPTEDELLIVTKKFYPDSFAVYTGHHDIVDIVIPFNEINYSEDSDEQTDETKLTIFFVEADVKDDGTYDYKGLYSYKNGVTKKVLENGQCTTFAKKKIVYFGASDGIYKYNEQDQTATKYGTVTESIIRMAVDIAHAHVYYLTSDYVMYKYDEDEKMATKLEAVKDVRDMVIDWDGIMFFYDGNHQFYTYNGQRVLKIEGLPAHPAKVALVRPPVMVNQVYAVIDGRLYELEVNGTSQRGAIKFQAQPTAFAPDTILYQYYAYKQKIYFYNLATVFADLSLEELNKFFEHKQEQINAFKTTKLTSRL; from the coding sequence ATGAAGTTCGCAATCCTCGCCGCCCTCGTCGCCCTGGCCGTCGCCGCGCCTCCCACCGAAGACGAGCTGCTCATCGTCACCAAGAAGTTCTATCCCGACTCCTTCGCCGTCTACACCGGCCACCACGACATCGTCGATATCGTCATACCCTTCAACGAGATCAACTACTCCGAGGACAGCGACGAACAGACTGACGAAACTAAACTCACCATCTTCTTCGTCGAAGCTGATGTTAAAGACGATGGAACTTACGACTACAAAGGCTTGTACAGCTACAAGAACGGCGTAACCAAGAAGGTGCTTGAGAACGGACAGTGCACCACTTTCGCTAAGAAGAAGATCGTCTACTTCGGCGCTAGCGACGGCATCTACAAGTACAATGAACAAGACCAGACTGCGACCAAATATGGCACCGTTACTGAGAGCATCATCAGAATGGCTGTTGATATCGCACACGCTCACGTATATTACTTAACTTCAGACTACGTTATGTACAAATATGATGAAGATGAGAAAATGGCCACTAAACTTGAAGCAGTTAAGGATGTTAGAGACATGGTTATCGACTGGGACGGTATCATGTTCTTTTATGACGGCAACCACCAGTTCTACACTTACAACGGCCAGCGTGTCCTTAAAATCGAGGGTCTCCCCGCTCATCCCGCTAAAGTAGCACTCGTCAGGCCTCCAGTTATGGTCAACCAGGTTTACGCCGTTATTGATGGCCGTCTTTATGAGCTGGAAGTGAACGGTACCAGCCAGAGGGGGGCTATTAAGTTCCAGGCTCAACCGACCGCCTTTGCCCCTGACACTATTCTGTACCAATATTACGCGTATAAGCAGAAGATTTACTTCTACAACTTGGCTACTGTATTCGCTGACTTGAGCCTTGAAGAACTGAATAAGTTCTTCGAACATAAGCAGGAACAGATCAACGCTTTCAAGACCACGAAGCTTACTAGCCGTCTGTAA